The proteins below are encoded in one region of Bacteroidota bacterium:
- the ahpC gene encoding peroxiredoxin, whose amino-acid sequence MSQIGKKIVDFKAQAFINNGFKTITTQDVMGKWSVFFFYPADFTFVCPTELEDLANLYDQFKSMNTEIYSVSTDTHFVHKAWHDASETIRKIKYPMLADPTGVITRGFDVYIEEEGLAERGTFIVNPQGEIVSYEVVAGNIGRNAAELLRRLKALQFVASHPGEVCPAKWEEGKSTLKPSIDLVGKI is encoded by the coding sequence ATGTCACAAATCGGAAAAAAAATCGTTGACTTCAAAGCACAGGCTTTTATTAACAACGGATTCAAAACCATTACCACACAGGATGTCATGGGCAAATGGTCAGTCTTTTTCTTTTACCCGGCCGACTTCACCTTTGTCTGCCCGACCGAACTGGAAGACCTGGCCAATCTGTACGACCAGTTTAAATCCATGAATACTGAGATCTACTCGGTTTCCACCGACACGCACTTCGTTCACAAAGCCTGGCATGATGCGTCGGAAACCATCCGCAAGATTAAATACCCCATGCTTGCCGATCCAACAGGGGTGATCACCCGCGGATTTGATGTTTATATCGAGGAGGAAGGACTGGCAGAGCGGGGCACCTTTATCGTCAATCCGCAGGGTGAAATCGTCTCCTATGAGGTGGTTGCAGGAAACATCGGAAGAAACGCTGCCGAACTGCTCCGCCGGCTGAAAGCCCTTCAGTTTGTAGCCAGCCATCCTGGTGAAGTCTGCCCGGCCAAATGGGAAGAAGGAAAATCCACGCTTAAACCCAGTATCGATCTGGTTGGCAAAATCTGA
- the ahpF gene encoding alkyl hydroperoxide reductase subunit F: MLDQTIKSQVSELFARLNSHYQFRILAGPAHPNREELITLLSEVASCSEKTTVQISEGTGLSFVIMKDGQATPVVFRMIPTGHEFTTLLLAVLNLDGIGKNLPDDLLQARIRALPGPIQIKSYVSLTCTNCPDVVQALNVLSFLNPGIQHEILDGGLHQSEIEKLGIQAVPSVYVNGTLFHVGRSTLGELLSKLEDHLNVTGTSPAGTVQQFDVLVAGGGPAGVSAAIYAARKGFSVAIVANAIGGQVNETLAIENLISVPQTTGSQLAGNLRQHLSEYPITILENRLIESAEVVHGVKHLTTSLGETLKAPALIIATGASWRRLNVPGEKEHIGAGVAFCTHCEGPFYKGRKVVVIGGGNSGLEGGIDLSSIASEVTLLEFLPELKGDQILQEKLRSKPNVRIVTSAQTLRIEGTNGKVTGLVFKHRETGEEELLEADGVFVQIGLSANSSVFKSLVEVNRAGEILVDAHCRTNVPGIYAAGDVSVVPYKQIVVAMGEGAKAALSAFEDTIKGNLGVMQTSEATLAQ; encoded by the coding sequence ATGTTAGATCAGACCATTAAATCCCAGGTCAGCGAACTGTTCGCCAGACTCAATAGTCACTATCAATTCAGAATCTTGGCCGGCCCGGCTCATCCGAACCGCGAAGAACTGATCACCCTTCTGTCTGAAGTGGCCTCCTGCTCAGAGAAAACAACGGTGCAGATCTCAGAGGGAACTGGGTTGTCCTTTGTCATAATGAAAGACGGCCAAGCCACTCCCGTTGTTTTCAGGATGATTCCGACCGGTCATGAGTTCACGACCCTGTTGCTTGCGGTTCTGAACCTGGATGGCATCGGAAAAAATCTTCCCGATGATTTGCTTCAGGCACGGATCAGGGCTCTTCCCGGACCCATTCAGATTAAAAGCTATGTTTCGCTCACCTGTACCAACTGTCCCGATGTGGTTCAGGCTTTAAATGTGCTATCCTTCCTGAATCCCGGCATTCAGCATGAAATTCTGGATGGCGGACTTCACCAGTCTGAGATAGAGAAACTTGGAATACAGGCTGTACCCTCGGTTTATGTAAACGGCACCTTGTTTCATGTCGGCCGATCCACACTGGGTGAACTGCTCTCCAAGCTGGAGGATCATCTGAATGTAACCGGCACATCACCGGCCGGAACGGTTCAGCAGTTTGATGTTCTTGTGGCTGGAGGCGGACCTGCAGGGGTCTCGGCAGCCATTTATGCGGCAAGAAAAGGATTCTCGGTGGCCATAGTAGCAAACGCCATCGGAGGCCAGGTGAATGAAACCCTGGCCATTGAAAACCTGATTTCTGTTCCGCAGACCACCGGCAGTCAACTGGCCGGGAATCTGCGGCAGCACCTGAGCGAATATCCAATAACCATTCTGGAAAATCGTCTGATTGAATCGGCAGAAGTGGTCCATGGAGTGAAACACCTTACCACCTCATTGGGCGAAACCCTCAAGGCCCCGGCTCTCATCATTGCCACCGGAGCCAGCTGGCGTCGTCTGAACGTACCGGGTGAAAAGGAACACATCGGGGCCGGCGTCGCCTTTTGCACCCACTGCGAGGGCCCCTTCTATAAGGGCCGGAAAGTGGTGGTGATTGGTGGTGGCAATTCCGGATTGGAGGGTGGAATTGATCTGTCATCCATTGCCTCTGAAGTCACGTTACTCGAATTCCTTCCCGAATTAAAAGGCGACCAGATTCTGCAGGAAAAGCTTCGGTCCAAACCCAATGTCCGGATTGTCACTTCTGCACAGACGCTCCGGATCGAAGGAACCAACGGTAAGGTAACCGGACTGGTCTTCAAGCACCGAGAAACCGGCGAGGAAGAGCTACTGGAAGCAGACGGGGTCTTTGTTCAGATCGGGCTCAGTGCAAACAGCAGTGTTTTCAAATCACTGGTTGAAGTGAACCGCGCAGGAGAGATACTGGTTGATGCCCACTGCCGGACCAATGTTCCTGGCATCTATGCGGCTGGCGATGTGTCTGTGGTACCTTATAAGCAGATTGTCGTGGCCATGGGCGAGGGCGCTAAAGCTGCCTTGTCGGCCTTTGAAGACACCATCAAAGGAAATCTGGGTGTGATGCAAACCTCGGAGGCCACCTTGGCTCAATAA